In one Methylocaldum szegediense genomic region, the following are encoded:
- a CDS encoding FAD-binding oxidoreductase, with product MAEPTYSVLPRGVGKDDFLAAVKKFKKLLGEQNVLLQEEQLAPYMKIMMPKPEEEFAPSAALTATTVEQIQGVVKICNEHKIPIWTISTGNNFGYGSAAPHHRGQVILDLKKMNKIIEVDPELCTALVEPGVTYLQLVEYIREKGYKLWVDPPAPSAIVGPVGNTLDRGVGYTPYAEHFMFQCGMEVVLANGEVLRTGMGGVKGSNTWQVFKWGYGPYLDGLFTQSNFGIVTKMGLWLMPEPEVYKPFAIKYRNDKDIVDLVELFRPLSISGIIPNGVVFVGTLYEASATVRRSDYTMEKGPTPKAIIQRIRDEHNIGAWTAYGALYGTREQVDVNWKIVTDLVKRSGKGEIVTEEQAGDDPAFKYRADLMRGNMTMTEFGLYNWRGGGGSMWFAPVSQARGSETLKQVELATRILNEHGLDYVGEFIVTQRAMHHIIDVLYDRTDEEEMKRAYACFGKLIDEFEKHGYGVYRVNNAFMDRVAETYGPVQRNINRILKRALDPNGIFAPGKSGIDIG from the coding sequence ATGGCCGAGCCCACCTATTCGGTTCTGCCTCGCGGCGTCGGCAAGGACGATTTTCTCGCCGCAGTCAAGAAGTTCAAGAAACTGCTCGGCGAGCAGAACGTCCTGCTGCAAGAAGAGCAACTCGCGCCTTACATGAAGATCATGATGCCCAAGCCGGAAGAGGAGTTCGCCCCCTCGGCCGCGCTCACCGCCACCACCGTGGAGCAAATCCAGGGGGTGGTGAAGATCTGCAACGAGCACAAGATCCCGATCTGGACCATATCCACCGGCAACAATTTCGGTTACGGCAGTGCGGCGCCGCACCACCGTGGCCAGGTGATCCTCGACCTCAAGAAAATGAACAAGATCATCGAGGTCGATCCGGAGCTCTGCACCGCCCTGGTCGAGCCGGGCGTGACCTATCTGCAACTGGTCGAGTACATCCGGGAAAAGGGTTACAAGCTGTGGGTCGATCCACCGGCGCCGTCGGCTATCGTCGGTCCGGTCGGCAATACCCTGGACCGCGGCGTCGGCTACACGCCCTATGCCGAGCACTTCATGTTCCAGTGCGGCATGGAGGTGGTGCTGGCCAACGGCGAGGTGTTGCGCACCGGTATGGGCGGCGTGAAGGGTTCCAACACCTGGCAGGTGTTCAAGTGGGGTTACGGCCCATATCTGGACGGCCTTTTCACCCAGTCCAATTTCGGGATCGTGACCAAGATGGGCCTATGGCTAATGCCCGAGCCGGAGGTCTATAAGCCCTTCGCGATCAAGTACCGAAACGACAAGGATATCGTGGACTTGGTGGAGCTTTTCCGCCCGCTGAGTATTAGCGGCATCATTCCCAACGGGGTGGTATTCGTCGGCACTCTTTATGAGGCCAGCGCTACCGTGCGTCGCTCCGACTACACGATGGAGAAGGGGCCCACACCGAAGGCCATCATCCAGCGCATCCGCGACGAGCATAATATCGGCGCCTGGACTGCCTACGGCGCGCTGTACGGCACTCGGGAGCAGGTCGACGTCAACTGGAAGATCGTAACCGATCTGGTCAAGCGATCCGGCAAGGGCGAGATCGTCACCGAGGAACAGGCCGGCGACGATCCAGCGTTCAAATACCGCGCCGACCTCATGCGCGGCAACATGACGATGACCGAGTTCGGTCTGTACAACTGGCGTGGTGGCGGCGGTTCGATGTGGTTTGCGCCGGTGAGCCAGGCCAGGGGCTCCGAGACCCTCAAGCAGGTCGAGCTGGCAACCCGGATTCTCAACGAGCATGGCCTCGACTATGTTGGAGAATTCATCGTTACCCAGCGCGCCATGCACCACATTATCGACGTGCTGTACGACCGCACTGACGAGGAGGAGATGAAACGAGCCTACGCTTGCTTCGGCAAGCTCATTGACGAGTTCGAGAAGCATGGCTATGGCGTGTACCGGGTGAACAACGCCTTTATGGACCGGGTCGCGGAGACTTATGGTCCAGTGCAGCGCAACATCAATCGCATACTCAAGCGTGCCCTCGATCCCAACGGCATCTTCGCCCCGGGCAAATCCGGGATCGATATCGGGTGA
- a CDS encoding PQQ-dependent sugar dehydrogenase, which yields MATGLEQPWAVEPLPGGDVLVTEKPGRMRIVSAKGDLGPPIVGVPAVDARGQGGLLDVALSPNFAADRTIYWSYAEPRRGGNGTTVARGVLSPDRRSLEQVRVILRTIPTYDGTKHYGSRLAFGPDGMLYVTTGERSDTPMRVHAQRLDNHLGKVLRIHPDGSVPKDNPFVGQPNALPEIWTLGHRNIQAAAFDPEGRLWVVEHGTRGGDELNLIVKGKNYGWPLVAYGEEYSGEPIAGAVTARPGFEQPVYYWDPVIAPSGAQFYTGDAFPAWRGSLFVGSLKERRLVRLVLVNDRVAGEEHLLADRRQRVRDVRQGAGGELYVVTDKGNGELWKIVPKQSPGDISSKSSDKLSAVRRHDGADR from the coding sequence TTGGCAACTGGGCTTGAGCAGCCGTGGGCGGTGGAACCGCTTCCAGGCGGCGATGTGCTCGTCACCGAAAAACCCGGCCGTATGCGAATCGTCTCGGCCAAAGGGGATTTGGGTCCGCCGATAGTCGGGGTGCCGGCGGTCGACGCCCGCGGCCAGGGCGGTTTGCTCGATGTTGCACTGAGCCCGAACTTCGCGGCCGACCGGACAATCTACTGGAGCTATGCCGAGCCTCGGCGGGGCGGCAACGGCACCACTGTCGCCCGGGGCGTGCTGTCGCCCGACCGGCGTAGCCTGGAGCAGGTTCGAGTGATCCTTCGGACGATACCGACCTATGACGGCACCAAGCACTATGGCTCGCGGCTTGCCTTCGGTCCGGACGGCATGCTGTACGTCACCACGGGCGAGCGTTCGGATACGCCCATGCGCGTACATGCGCAGCGCCTCGACAACCATCTCGGCAAAGTGCTCAGGATCCATCCGGACGGTTCGGTACCCAAAGACAATCCCTTTGTCGGCCAGCCCAATGCTCTACCCGAGATTTGGACGCTCGGTCACCGCAATATCCAGGCCGCCGCCTTCGATCCTGAGGGGCGGCTTTGGGTGGTGGAGCACGGCACGAGGGGCGGCGACGAGCTGAACCTGATCGTCAAGGGCAAGAACTACGGCTGGCCGCTGGTCGCCTACGGCGAGGAATATTCAGGCGAGCCGATTGCGGGTGCGGTGACGGCTCGTCCCGGCTTCGAGCAGCCGGTCTATTACTGGGACCCGGTGATCGCCCCCTCGGGCGCGCAGTTTTACACGGGCGATGCCTTCCCGGCATGGCGCGGCAGTCTCTTTGTCGGCAGCCTCAAGGAGAGGCGGCTGGTACGTCTCGTCCTCGTCAACGATCGTGTTGCGGGCGAAGAGCATCTCCTGGCCGATCGGCGCCAGCGTGTGCGCGATGTACGGCAGGGTGCGGGGGGAGAGTTATACGTCGTCACCGACAAAGGCAACGGCGAATTATGGAAGATCGTGCCGAAACAGTCGCCGGGAGATATCTCCAGCAAATCGTCAGACAAGCTCAGCGCTGTACGAAGGCACGATGGTGCAGATCGATGA
- the radC gene encoding RadC family protein produces the protein MPITDWPDEERPREKLLQKGPQALSDAELLAIFLRTGVKGKTAVDLARELLNEFGSLRALLESDFERFNRSPGLGTAKYALLQAVLEMARRHLKETLRRGNALTSPDLTRRYLAAQLRGYPHEVFAALFLDNQHRVIEFEELFRGTIDGASVYPREVVKKALHFNAAAVIFAHNHPSGIAEPSEADKHITRRLKQALSLVDIRVLDHFIVGDGEAYSFAEHGLI, from the coding sequence ATGCCCATCACGGATTGGCCGGACGAAGAAAGACCACGGGAAAAGCTGCTTCAAAAAGGGCCGCAGGCGTTGTCTGACGCGGAGCTCTTGGCGATCTTTTTGCGTACGGGAGTCAAAGGCAAGACCGCCGTCGATCTCGCTCGCGAACTGCTGAACGAGTTCGGCTCGCTGCGGGCGCTATTGGAAAGCGACTTCGAGCGCTTCAACCGCAGCCCTGGTCTCGGAACCGCCAAATATGCCTTGCTTCAGGCCGTACTCGAAATGGCCCGAAGACATCTCAAGGAGACGCTCCGCCGCGGCAATGCGCTAACCAGTCCCGATCTGACCCGGCGCTATCTCGCCGCCCAGTTGCGCGGCTATCCCCACGAGGTGTTCGCGGCTCTCTTTCTCGACAACCAGCACAGGGTCATCGAATTCGAAGAACTGTTCCGCGGTACCATCGACGGGGCGAGCGTCTATCCCCGGGAAGTGGTCAAAAAGGCCTTGCACTTCAATGCAGCTGCAGTCATCTTCGCTCACAACCATCCATCGGGTATCGCCGAGCCCAGCGAGGCCGACAAGCACATCACACGCAGGCTCAAGCAAGCCTTATCACTCGTCGACATTCGCGTGCTCGATCATTTCATCGTCGGCGATGGGGAAGCGTATTCCTTCGCGGAGCACGGGTTAATATAG
- a CDS encoding c-type cytochrome, producing the protein MTSSAVKGIAVAVGLPLALLSAPVFAGEGGNWKDGAEVYAKICAYCHDAGVGPVIKGRQLPPEYISLVVRQGLRAMPAFRSSFIDDKALQALGEYISKSPAPTVKP; encoded by the coding sequence ATGACGAGTTCTGCGGTGAAAGGGATCGCCGTGGCCGTCGGGCTGCCTCTGGCCTTGCTGTCGGCCCCGGTGTTCGCGGGCGAAGGCGGAAACTGGAAAGACGGTGCCGAAGTCTACGCTAAGATCTGCGCTTACTGCCATGATGCCGGAGTCGGCCCGGTGATCAAAGGGCGGCAGTTGCCGCCGGAATACATCAGTCTAGTCGTTCGGCAAGGACTGAGAGCGATGCCGGCGTTCCGGTCCTCGTTCATCGATGACAAAGCTCTGCAGGCGTTGGGCGAGTACATATCGAAATCGCCGGCCCCGACCGTAAAGCCCTGA
- the coaBC gene encoding bifunctional phosphopantothenoylcysteine decarboxylase/phosphopantothenate--cysteine ligase CoaBC produces MLRLDLLSKPAALTHLTDKQILLGVTGGIAAYKAAELTRLLRNAGASVRVAMTRAATAFVSPLTFQALSGNPVHTDLLDMEEESAMGHISLARWADLVLIAPATADFIAKLRIGLGDELLSTVCLATRAPIAVAPAMNQAMWDNPATQENVRCLSERGVRILGPTEGDQACGEVGPGRLLEPQQIVEELKSFFGGGILAGVSVLISAGPTREPIDPVRYISNRSSGKMGYAIAEAAARAGAKVSLVTGPTALKTPPVNEVTWVESSEEMYRCVMSKVPFADIYIGAAAVADYAPETIADRKIKKNQSEMVLRLRKTQDILSAVSASPKRPFTVGFAAETDNLEDYAREKLATKALDMVAANWVGRDKGGFENDDNALFVCWNGGDTYLPLASKKTIAEQLIRLIAERYHAQNSAKDSR; encoded by the coding sequence ATGCTGCGCCTTGATCTTTTATCCAAACCCGCAGCATTGACCCATCTCACCGACAAACAGATTCTTTTGGGCGTCACGGGCGGTATCGCCGCCTACAAAGCCGCCGAATTGACTCGATTGTTGCGAAACGCCGGCGCCTCGGTACGGGTTGCCATGACCCGCGCGGCGACGGCTTTCGTCTCCCCGCTGACCTTTCAGGCGCTTTCGGGCAATCCGGTGCACACCGATTTGCTCGATATGGAAGAGGAATCGGCCATGGGGCACATCAGTCTTGCCCGCTGGGCCGATCTGGTTCTGATCGCGCCGGCCACGGCCGACTTCATCGCCAAACTTCGGATAGGACTGGGCGACGAGCTGTTGTCGACAGTGTGCCTCGCGACCCGTGCCCCCATCGCCGTCGCTCCGGCCATGAACCAAGCCATGTGGGACAATCCGGCGACGCAAGAGAACGTACGCTGCCTGTCGGAGCGAGGCGTTCGAATCTTGGGGCCCACGGAAGGCGATCAGGCCTGCGGCGAAGTCGGCCCAGGCCGGCTGTTGGAACCGCAGCAGATTGTCGAGGAACTGAAAAGCTTCTTCGGAGGCGGTATTCTGGCCGGAGTATCGGTCCTAATCAGCGCCGGACCGACCCGCGAGCCCATCGATCCCGTGCGTTACATCAGCAACCGAAGCTCGGGCAAGATGGGCTATGCCATCGCGGAGGCCGCCGCCCGAGCAGGCGCGAAGGTCAGCCTGGTGACCGGCCCGACGGCCTTGAAAACGCCGCCGGTTAACGAGGTTACCTGGGTAGAGAGCTCCGAGGAGATGTACCGCTGCGTGATGAGCAAGGTCCCGTTCGCCGACATTTATATCGGCGCCGCGGCGGTGGCGGACTATGCTCCCGAAACGATCGCCGACCGGAAAATCAAAAAGAACCAATCGGAAATGGTGCTAAGACTGCGCAAGACCCAGGACATATTGAGCGCCGTCAGCGCTTCGCCGAAGCGCCCGTTCACCGTAGGGTTTGCCGCCGAGACCGACAACCTCGAAGACTACGCTCGAGAAAAGCTGGCCACCAAAGCGTTGGACATGGTGGCCGCTAACTGGGTCGGACGGGATAAGGGCGGGTTCGAAAACGACGATAACGCGCTTTTCGTCTGCTGGAACGGCGGCGACACCTATCTGCCTTTGGCTTCCAAGAAAACCATCGCCGAACAACTGATACGACTCATTGCCGAACGCTACCATGCGCAAAATTCAGCTAAAGATTCTCGATAA
- the ilvD gene encoding dihydroxy-acid dehydratase — MPEYRSRTSTHGRNMAGARALWRATGMKDDDFNKPIIAIANSFTQFVPGHVHLKDLGQLVARAVEAAGGVAKEFDTIAIDDGIAMGHGGMLYSLPSREIIADAVEYMVNAHCADALVCISNCDKITPGMLNASLRLNIPTIFVSGGPMEAGKAVIHDKKVHLDLIDAMIAAANPNESDADVALMERSACPTCGSCSGMFTANSMNCLTEALGLSLPGNGSLVATHADRKGLFEEAGRRIVELAKRYYERDDVSVLPRSIANVKAFENAMSLDIAMGGSTNTILHLLAAAQEAGVDFTMADIDRLSRRVPHLSKVAPSTQLYHMEDVHRAGGVMAILGELDRGGLIHRDVPTVHARTLGEALERWDVRRSEDETIHRFYRAAPGGVPTTVAFSQDKRYAELDLDRQNGCIRDIEHAYSKDGGLAVLYGNIAEEGCVVKTAGVDPSILKFSGPAVICESQEEAVEKILGGQVKAGDVVIVRYEGPRGGPGMQEMLYPTSYLKSMGLGKACALLTDGRFSGGTSGLSIGHVSPEAAEGGAIGLVEAGDIIEIDIPNRTIRVAVSDEELARRRAAMEAKGAAAWKPVNRNRPVSAALKAYAAMTTSASRGAVRDVSQLERR; from the coding sequence ATGCCCGAATATCGTTCCCGCACCTCCACCCATGGCCGTAATATGGCAGGCGCCCGTGCGCTTTGGCGCGCGACCGGCATGAAGGACGATGACTTCAACAAGCCGATTATCGCCATCGCCAACTCCTTCACGCAGTTCGTTCCAGGTCATGTCCACCTGAAAGACCTCGGTCAGCTTGTGGCGCGTGCCGTGGAAGCGGCCGGCGGCGTGGCAAAGGAGTTCGACACCATCGCGATCGATGACGGTATCGCCATGGGACATGGCGGGATGCTTTACTCGCTGCCGTCGCGGGAGATCATCGCCGACGCGGTGGAATACATGGTCAACGCTCATTGCGCCGATGCCCTGGTGTGTATCTCCAACTGCGACAAGATCACACCCGGAATGCTCAATGCCTCACTGCGGCTCAACATCCCCACCATCTTCGTTTCGGGCGGGCCGATGGAGGCGGGCAAGGCGGTAATCCATGACAAGAAGGTGCACTTGGACCTCATTGACGCTATGATCGCGGCCGCCAATCCCAATGAATCGGACGCGGATGTGGCGCTCATGGAGCGCTCGGCATGTCCCACCTGCGGCTCCTGTTCCGGGATGTTCACCGCCAATTCTATGAATTGTCTGACTGAAGCACTGGGGTTGTCGCTACCGGGCAATGGCTCCCTGGTGGCGACCCATGCAGACCGCAAAGGGCTGTTCGAAGAAGCGGGACGGCGCATCGTCGAATTGGCCAAGCGCTACTATGAGCGGGACGATGTCTCGGTATTGCCCCGCTCGATCGCGAACGTGAAGGCCTTCGAAAACGCCATGAGCTTGGACATCGCCATGGGCGGTTCCACCAATACCATCCTCCATCTGTTGGCGGCAGCCCAAGAGGCCGGCGTGGATTTCACCATGGCCGATATCGATCGGCTGTCGCGTCGGGTGCCCCACCTGAGCAAGGTGGCGCCTTCGACCCAGCTGTATCACATGGAGGATGTGCATCGAGCCGGGGGCGTGATGGCTATTCTGGGCGAGCTGGATCGCGGCGGATTGATTCACCGCGACGTTCCGACCGTACACGCCCGGACCCTAGGGGAGGCATTGGAGCGCTGGGATGTTCGCCGCAGCGAGGACGAAACGATTCATCGCTTCTACCGAGCGGCCCCGGGCGGCGTGCCGACCACGGTGGCATTCAGCCAGGACAAGCGTTATGCCGAGCTGGACCTAGACCGCCAGAACGGCTGCATCCGCGACATCGAACACGCCTATTCCAAAGACGGTGGGTTGGCCGTGCTCTACGGCAATATCGCGGAGGAGGGCTGTGTGGTGAAGACCGCTGGTGTAGACCCGTCCATTCTGAAATTTTCCGGCCCCGCGGTCATCTGCGAGTCGCAGGAGGAGGCGGTAGAGAAGATCCTTGGCGGCCAGGTGAAGGCCGGTGATGTGGTGATTGTCCGCTACGAAGGGCCGCGTGGCGGGCCGGGGATGCAAGAGATGCTCTATCCCACCTCCTATCTCAAGTCCATGGGGCTCGGCAAAGCCTGTGCCCTGCTGACCGACGGACGGTTCTCCGGCGGTACTTCCGGGCTCTCGATCGGGCATGTCTCGCCAGAGGCAGCCGAGGGTGGAGCCATCGGGCTGGTAGAAGCCGGGGACATCATCGAGATTGATATTCCCAACCGTACCATCCGGGTTGCCGTCTCGGACGAGGAGTTGGCGCGGCGGCGTGCCGCGATGGAAGCCAAAGGCGCCGCGGCCTGGAAGCCGGTGAATCGTAATCGTCCGGTCAGTGCGGCGCTGAAGGCCTATGCCGCGATGACCACCTCCGCCTCACGCGGCGCCGTGCGCGACGTTAGCCAGTTGGAGCGGCGCTGA
- the dut gene encoding dUTP diphosphatase: protein MRKIQLKILDKRLGNEIPLPQYATSGAAGLDLRACLDEPLRLEPGESKLIPTGLAIHIEDPNLAAVLLPRSGLGHKHGIVLGNLVGLIDSDYQGQVFVSCWNRGTEPFEIQVGDRIAQMVFVPVVQVEFEQVDEFEASRRGAGGFGHTGQR from the coding sequence ATGCGCAAAATTCAGCTAAAGATTCTCGATAAGCGCCTCGGGAACGAGATTCCCCTGCCGCAGTACGCCACCTCCGGCGCGGCCGGGCTGGATCTTCGAGCTTGTCTTGACGAACCGCTACGGCTCGAACCGGGCGAATCCAAACTGATTCCGACGGGGCTGGCTATCCATATCGAGGACCCGAATCTCGCCGCCGTACTGCTGCCGCGCTCAGGACTCGGACACAAACACGGCATCGTACTCGGCAATCTGGTTGGCCTGATCGATTCCGATTATCAGGGCCAGGTTTTCGTCTCCTGCTGGAACCGTGGAACCGAACCTTTCGAAATCCAGGTCGGTGACCGCATCGCTCAAATGGTGTTCGTGCCGGTCGTGCAGGTGGAATTCGAACAGGTCGATGAGTTCGAAGCCAGCCGAAGGGGCGCGGGAGGCTTCGGACACACCGGACAACGATAG
- a CDS encoding class I SAM-dependent methyltransferase, whose amino-acid sequence MQRVPEPELMDEEDQAKAYAEADFSEPHDHFVSLFQAAFPDSLTGTVLDLGCGSADVTIRFARAFPNCRIDGVDGAEAMLGFGRKALRSAGLEHRIRLIRGYLPDASLPLRSYDAVISNSLLHHLADPMVLWTSVQRFGKLGAPVFIMDLLRPQSEDQLNGLVRHYAADAPEVLKRDFSASLRAAYRPDEIRAQLDNAGLTDFTVEIVSDRHLVVSGRLPFPNV is encoded by the coding sequence ATGCAGCGTGTGCCCGAACCGGAACTGATGGACGAGGAAGATCAGGCCAAAGCTTATGCGGAGGCAGATTTTTCCGAGCCTCACGACCATTTCGTTTCTCTGTTTCAAGCCGCGTTTCCGGATTCTCTTACGGGCACAGTTCTGGACCTGGGCTGCGGTTCGGCCGATGTGACTATTCGTTTTGCGCGTGCTTTTCCGAATTGCCGGATCGACGGCGTGGATGGGGCGGAAGCCATGCTCGGGTTCGGCCGTAAAGCTCTTCGTTCGGCCGGATTGGAGCACCGTATCCGGCTGATCAGGGGCTACCTACCGGACGCAAGTCTGCCTCTGAGGTCTTACGATGCGGTGATTTCGAATTCACTGCTTCACCATCTGGCCGATCCCATGGTGTTGTGGACATCCGTGCAACGTTTCGGAAAGCTCGGCGCGCCGGTGTTCATCATGGATCTGTTGCGGCCCCAGAGTGAAGATCAGCTTAATGGGCTGGTTCGACACTATGCCGCTGACGCCCCCGAGGTGCTGAAACGGGATTTTTCGGCTTCCCTGCGTGCCGCCTATCGGCCGGACGAAATCCGAGCGCAATTGGACAATGCCGGCCTCACCGATTTTACCGTCGAGATCGTCAGCGACCGTCATCTCGTCGTATCAGGCCGGTTGCCTTTCCCCAATGTTTAA
- the argB gene encoding acetylglutamate kinase, protein MKKQESIETSSANHIAHVLIEALPYIKRFKGKTVVVKYGGNAMTEDRLKNSFARDIVLLKLVGINPVVVHGGGPQIGNLLQRLGKSSEFVQGMRVTDAETMDVVEMVLGGLVNKEIVNLINRHGGSAVGLSGKDGDLVRARKIVVKQRSPETEEPEIIDLGHVGEVESIDPSVVDMLVQGDFIPVIAPIGVGADGFSYNINADLVAGKMAEVLKAEKLILLTNTAGILDKGGSLLTGLSLAEVEDLIADGTITGGMIPKVRCAMDALKGGVASVHIIDGRIDHAVLLELFTDQGIGTLLARR, encoded by the coding sequence GTGAAAAAGCAAGAATCCATCGAAACAAGCTCTGCTAACCACATCGCCCACGTCCTGATCGAAGCACTGCCTTACATCAAGCGCTTCAAGGGCAAGACCGTTGTCGTCAAGTACGGCGGCAACGCCATGACCGAAGACCGGCTCAAGAACAGCTTCGCCCGTGACATCGTGTTGCTGAAGCTGGTCGGCATCAACCCCGTTGTCGTCCATGGCGGCGGGCCCCAAATCGGCAATCTTTTGCAGCGTTTGGGCAAGTCCAGCGAATTCGTTCAGGGTATGCGAGTAACCGACGCCGAAACCATGGACGTGGTCGAAATGGTGCTCGGCGGCCTGGTCAACAAAGAAATCGTCAACCTGATCAACCGGCACGGCGGCTCGGCAGTGGGCTTGAGCGGTAAGGACGGCGACCTGGTACGCGCCCGCAAGATCGTGGTCAAGCAGCGTTCCCCCGAAACCGAGGAACCCGAGATCATCGACCTGGGCCATGTCGGCGAGGTCGAGAGCATAGACCCGTCCGTGGTGGACATGCTGGTGCAGGGGGATTTCATTCCGGTCATCGCGCCGATCGGCGTCGGAGCAGACGGATTTTCCTACAACATCAACGCCGATCTGGTGGCCGGCAAAATGGCGGAAGTTCTGAAAGCGGAAAAGCTAATCCTCCTGACCAACACCGCCGGTATTCTGGACAAGGGCGGAAGTTTACTGACCGGTCTGTCCTTGGCCGAAGTGGAAGACCTGATCGCGGATGGCACTATCACCGGGGGCATGATCCCGAAGGTGCGCTGCGCCATGGATGCACTCAAAGGTGGCGTCGCCAGCGTTCACATCATCGACGGACGGATCGACCATGCCGTCCTCCTGGAACTCTTTACCGATCAGGGAATCGGCACGCTCCTGGCGAGGCGTTAA
- a CDS encoding methyltransferase regulatory domain-containing protein: MHGMHPADVRTARVLELGCGDGANLIPMAYGLPDTTFTGIDLSPCAIARGREAVEALGLKNIELTVTDLMDYRPQGSFDYIIAHGLYSWVPESVRERLLQLCDELLSPHGIAFISYLALPGTRYREPLRELLLERTAHIEEPSTKIAAARDIMRIFCDCPNGIDPYQELMRTIARDFADLSDAAVFHDWLADINAPFSITQFVANARRHNLRFLGEAEYYMMRYEHDPMLGAARDELRALEERDPVLKEQYLDFLRARRFRQTLLCRDSVQLRPPTPSDLFELAFTSRLEPVGNIDVESREIATFRSPVGNTVRVDHPGAKAALLALHEARPAPMPFRSLLPDGTSDADAEAVARLFLVCLGTAYMEPYSIAPPIAVRPGTRPRANAVARYQITRGNIVASLLHANVKIDDPLGTALLQLLDGTRDRSALAEALLVRIQAGELPAPFDLSAEDATATFLAGLDHSLEGLGRSGLLEA; encoded by the coding sequence ATGCACGGCATGCACCCCGCCGACGTGCGAACCGCACGCGTGCTCGAGTTGGGCTGCGGTGACGGCGCCAACCTCATCCCCATGGCGTACGGGCTGCCCGACACGACATTCACCGGCATCGACCTCTCGCCCTGTGCCATCGCGCGCGGGCGCGAAGCTGTCGAGGCGCTCGGCTTGAAGAACATCGAGCTCACGGTCACTGACCTGATGGACTACCGACCCCAGGGCAGCTTCGACTACATCATCGCGCACGGCCTCTATTCATGGGTACCCGAATCTGTACGTGAGCGTTTGCTCCAGCTCTGCGACGAGCTCCTCTCGCCGCACGGCATCGCCTTCATCAGCTACCTCGCACTGCCCGGTACGCGCTATCGTGAACCGCTTCGCGAACTGCTTCTCGAGCGCACGGCACACATCGAAGAACCCTCCACAAAGATAGCCGCGGCGCGCGACATCATGCGCATCTTCTGCGACTGCCCCAATGGCATCGATCCCTACCAGGAGCTGATGCGCACGATCGCGCGCGACTTCGCCGACCTCAGCGACGCCGCCGTCTTTCACGACTGGCTCGCCGACATCAACGCGCCGTTCAGCATCACCCAGTTCGTCGCGAACGCCCGCCGCCACAACCTCCGGTTCTTGGGCGAAGCCGAGTACTACATGATGCGGTACGAGCACGATCCCATGCTCGGTGCCGCGCGTGATGAGCTGCGTGCCCTCGAGGAGCGGGACCCGGTCCTCAAGGAGCAGTACCTCGACTTTCTCCGCGCCCGCCGGTTCCGTCAAACACTGCTCTGCCGAGACTCGGTGCAGCTCCGACCCCCGACTCCGTCAGACCTTTTCGAGCTTGCCTTCACTTCCCGGCTCGAACCCGTCGGCAACATCGACGTCGAATCACGCGAGATCGCGACGTTTCGATCACCGGTCGGCAACACTGTCCGCGTCGACCATCCCGGCGCGAAGGCCGCGCTACTCGCACTCCACGAGGCGCGACCCGCTCCGATGCCGTTTCGCTCCTTGCTACCGGATGGTACGAGCGACGCCGACGCGGAAGCCGTCGCTCGCCTCTTTCTGGTCTGCCTCGGCACCGCGTACATGGAGCCGTACTCCATCGCGCCTCCCATCGCGGTTCGCCCCGGAACCAGGCCGCGCGCCAACGCCGTTGCCCGGTACCAGATCACCCGTGGCAACATCGTTGCTTCGCTCCTCCACGCGAACGTTAAGATCGATGACCCGCTCGGCACTGCCCTCCTCCAGCTACTCGACGGCACGCGTGACCGTTCGGCGCTCGCCGAGGCACTGCTGGTCCGTATCCAGGCGGGCGAGCTGCCGGCGCCTTTCGACCTGAGTGCCGAGGACGCCACCGCCACCTTCCTCGCCGGCCTCGATCACAGTCTCGAAGGCCTTGGCAGGTCGGGTCTTCTAGAGGCCTGA